Below is a window of Candidatus Krumholzibacteriia bacterium DNA.
CCCATGAAGTCGATCATGCCCAGGTGGTACTGGGCACGTCCCTGGCCCTCGACGAAGTCCATGTCCTGTCCGATCGACTCGAACATCTCGCGCGCGGTGGCGGTGTCACCCTCCGCGACGTGGGCACGGGCGAGTCCCAGACGTGCGAGGTTGACCTCCTCGCGACTGCTGCTGGTGTTCACGGACAGCAGCTCGTAGAGCTCGATCGCTGGCTCGGGTTCGTGCAGGGCGTCGACGTAGACACCGGCCAATCGCAGAAGGGCCGATGCGGTGAGACGATTGCCCGCGAACCGTTCCTGCATCTCGACGATGCTGCGTCGCGTCTCGTCGAGGATGTCGAACTGCGCGTCGCGATCGAGCCGACCGAAGGCGTCGTTCTCGAGCATGGCCAGCAGGCTGCGGACGAGCGTGTCGTAGACACGGGGTTCCAGCGATGCCGGAACGGACTCGTTCGCGAGCATCGCCCGCGCCACGCGTGCACTCAGACGCAGGCGGGGCAGCACCCGGTCGGGATCGGTGTCGGGCAGGCGGCTGTCGGCCAGCCCGGCCAGGGCCAGGCGGAGCATCTCCTGCGTGAGCTCCGGTTCGCCGACCAGACGCGCCAGCGTGTTCCACGCTGCGTCGGGATCGCCGGCACGCATCTCGAGCTCGGCGACCACGATCCCGATCTGCGGCACGTCGCGATGTCGGGCGGCCATCGCACGAGCCACTTCGAGCATGGTCCCGACCTGCTGGGGAGCGTCCGAGGCCAGCTCCAGGATCTGACCGCGCACCAGACTCACGTTCAGCGGGCTCGCGACGATCACCTTGCAGTACTCGCGCACTGCGTCCGGCATCTGACCGAGTTGGGCGTGGAACCGTGCGAGTAGCTGCGCGAAGTCCAGGGGGTCCCCGGAGATCCGACGTCCCTCGACCAGCACCTCGATCGCCTCGGCCCGCCGACCGCGCTGACCGAGCACGTTGGCCACCATGCGACGCAGGGAGGTGTCGCCGGGGTTGCGATCGATCAGGCGGTCGAGCGTGGCCCGAGCCTCCGCGGTACGACCGAGTTCGTAGCGCGCCTCGGCCAGCAGACGGGACTGCCCGATGTCGAGGTCGTTCTCCTCTCCGTCGACACCGCGGAGCAGGAGGGCCGCCAGGTCCTCCCACCGGCCGGTGTCGCGGTACAGACGCGCGAGTCGACGCGACAGCGAGCTCTCGAGTTCGCCTCGCTCGTCCTCGCGCAGTTCCAACAGCTCGATGGCCTGCCCCACCCGTCCGGACCGGGCCAGGACCTCCACGCGTCGACGCACGGCCTCGACCTCGGCCCGCGCGCCGTCCTGGGCCTGGGGCACCGGCACCTGCAGGCGCTGGGCAGACTCCGTCGGCGGGCTCGCACTCGCACCCGGAGCCATCGTGGCCAGGGCGACGCCGAAGACCACCGTCCACATCGTGCGGATCATCGGCGGCCTCCTTCACGTCGATCGAGTTCGCGCTGGATCGAACGGAAGTACCGGCGCACGTCGTCCTGGTAGGCCTCCGGTGCGCGTTCGGGCGCGGTGTAGCGCCGCAGCGCGTTCTCGCGTTCCTCGACGCCGGGAATCCCCTCTTCGCCGATCTGGGTCCGGAACAGGTCCTCGGAGCCACGGCCCTCGCGGCGCTTGGCGAAGTCGCGTTCGCGCACCGAGCGTTCCGCGTCGAGCAATCTCGACAGAATACGTTCCTGCTGGCGTTCGAGGTCCTCGGTCAGCTCGCCCAGGCCGAGATCGTCCTCGACGCGCTCCATGGCCTCGCCCAGGTCCTCGAGATCGCCGAGCACGCGGCGCTCGTCGTCGATCTGCTCGCGGATCTCGTCGAGCTGCTCACGGATCGACTGCTGCTGCGCCTGCAGCTCGGCGAGCTGGCGCCGCTCCTCGGCATTCAGGCCCTGCTGCATGCGCTCGCGGAGCTGCTGCGTCATGCCGTTCAGACGGGACTGGTCCTCGGTGAGCTGCCGCATCTGTTCCGACGGACTCGGCATGGGACTGCCGCTACCACCACCACCGCTCTGCGCACTCTTGGCGGCCGTCAGCAGAGCGATGACGATCTCGTTCATGTCGCCCATGACCTGGACCGCGGTGTCGCGCGAGCGCCGGCCCCGGTTGCGCTGCAGCTCGTCGACCGTGTCGTCGGCGAGGGTGACGAGCTGACGCATTTCGCCGAGCAGCCGCTCGGGGATGTTGAAGTCCTGCCGGGCGAGTTCCTCGAGATCGGTGTTCAGTCCGTCGAGCGCGCGATGGATGCGTCCCTGCTCGCGTGTGAGGGCACGCGTGCGCTGCCCGCGAACGGTCTCCCGCAGGGCGTCGACCACTTCTTCCTCGCGGTGGCTCAATTGCAGCAGGTCGAAGGCGAGCTGTTGCAACTGTTCGCCCGCGAACTTGCCCTGGGCGGACTGCATCATCTGCTGGCCCTCGAGCATGACCTCGTACAGCGAGAGCAGACGGCGACGGGCCTCGTCCTGCTGCTCACGGGCCTCCTGGCGATCGCCCTCGGCGAGCTGGTCCTCGGCATCCTGCATCGACTCCGAGGGCGCTCCCTCTTGCTGCAACTGTTCGAGGGCCTTCTCCAGCGCCTTGCGCATCTCCTCGGCCGAGGGCGATTCCTGCGACCCGCCCTCCTGTTGTTCCTGCTGCATCTGCTCGAGAGCTTCCTGCAGACGCTCCTGCAGGCGCTCGGTCTCCTCGCGCAGCTGCTCCTGCATGCGGGCGAGTTCCTCTTCGTCCAGCTGACTCGGAGGTGTCTGCTCGTCGTCCTGTTGCTCACCGTCCTGTTGCTCACCGTCCTGGGGTTCGCCGGACTGCTGCTCACCGGACTCGGACGGGTCGCCGTCCTGCTGTTCGCCGTCCTGCTGTTCGCCCTCCTGCGGGTCGCCCTCCTGCGGGTCGCCCTCCTGCGGGTCGGTCTCCTCACCCGGATCGGTCAGCTCGGCGAGCTGGTCCTGACGACGGAGGTACTCGTTCACCTCCTCGACCAGGTCGGACATCTGGCGTTCGCGCTCGAGCTGACGCAGCAGTTCGATGGTGCGATCGAGGCGGCGGTTGAACTCCTCCTGGTCGGTGAGCGCGTCCTCCATCTGCCGCTGGACCTCGTGCGGCGTGAGCTGTTCCATGGCCTCTTCCATGGCCTCGAGGTAGGCCTTCAACGATTCGTCGTCCTGCAGCGACTCCATCAGCTCCTGGACGGTCTCCATCTTCTCGGCCAGTTCGAGGCTGCCCGCGTTGTTGCGCTCGAACTCCTCGAGCTGCTGCTGCATGTCGCCGATCGAATCCTGCAGCTTCTCGCGCAAGGCCTGCTGGCGCTCGAGGGTCTCGCGGATCTCCTGCTGCTTGTCCCAGTCGGGCTCGGGGTCCTTCATCAGCTCGCGGTTGAGCCGTTCGAGATCCTCGCGCACGTCCTGGCCCTGCGACAGCAGGTCCTTCAGCTCGCGGCTCTCGCCCTGGCGTTCCTCGCGGTCGAGATCGAAGACCTCGGCGATGGTGGGCAGCCGCAGGCGCCAGGTGCGGCTGCGAGTGACCTGACCACCTTCGAGGTCGTTGTTGTCGGTGGCCTCGAGTGCGTAGACCACGGCGTCGCCGGGGATCAGATCGAGCAGGCCGAGATCCCAGACGAAGTTCACGGCGACGTCGAGCGTTCCCCGGTCGACCTCGAGGTCGAGGATCTCCTCGGGCGCCCGCGTGCTGTCGCCGTCCACGAACAGGGGCACGCGGTTCCACGCGGTCTCGAGCTCGTTGCGGTAGACGAGGTCGAGGCGCGACAGACCGACGTCGTCGGCGGCAAGACCGGCGATCTCCATCTTCAGATCGCGCTCGAGGGGAAGGTCCTCGGCGGGGAGCGTCACGCGGACGCTCGGCACCTCGTCGGGCTGGGCGAGCAACCGGTAGGTGGTGAGCGCTTCGCTCGAGAGGCCCTCGCGGTCGACGAGTTCGATGCGGAAGGCCGTGTCCTCGGTCACCACGAGTTCGCCGGCGAAGCGGTCGCCGTCGGCCTGCAACGCATGCGCACCGGTCTCGTCGAGGCGTCGCGCCGCACGCAGGGGACTGCTGGCGTGACCCTCGATCTCCACCCGCGTGCCCTCGAGCACGGTGAGGCTGCCCCCGGGATTCTCGAGCTCGCGCGGTTCGCGCCCCGTGTAGGACGGCGGGACCAGGCGCATACCCAGATCGGTGATCACCGGGCGCTCGCGCACCTCCACTCGATGCGTGCCGCTGACGGCGGTGCCCTTGCGGAACCGGTAGCGGAAGGGATCCTCGATTCCCGCCAGCGAGATGCGCGCGCGTCGGTAGGGAGCCGGGTCCTCCGGCACGGGGGCCAGTTCGGTGTCCTTCTGCTGCCAGAAGTCGCCGGTACGGTTGAGCTCGAGCACGACGTCCTCGTCGCCCTCGACGAAGTCGTGCACGGTGAGCTCGAGATCGCCGCCCACGGCCACGCGCTGGTCCCCACTGACCGCGTACAGACCGGCGGTGGGCTGGACCGTTCGCAGCGAGGACGGGTTCGCGAGCACCGACGTGGCCCAGTGCACCCGCTCGGGCGCCCCGAGACCTACGAAGATCCACAGCAGCAGCGCCACACCGGCCAGGACCACGTTCCCGCCGACACCCACCAGGGGAACGCGTGGCGCGAGGCGGGTCGCGTCGGCCATCTCGGAGGCACGGCGGACGATCTCGCCGACCAGCTCCGGAGAGGCGCCACGCACGACGGGATCGGCGTGACGATGCGACGAGAACTGCGTGGCCGCCTCGAGCAGGTTCGAGTACTCGCCGTGCTCCTCGAGCGTGCGCGAGAAGCCCTTCAGGTTCGCCACCCGGCGCAGCGGACGGATCAGTTCGAAGACCACGGCCCAGCCGACGGCGAGGCCGAGCAATGCCCACAGCACCCAGGCCGCGGGTTCTCCCAGTCGGGACCAACCGGGCACCGTGATCACGGCCGCCGCGCCCATCAGCCCCACGCCCCCGAGGAGCATGATCAGGGCGTGGCCGACCAGGCGCAGCCGCAGCCAGCGCAGCTCGCGGCGGAGGCGGGTCTTGAGGCGGGTCGACGAGTCGCTGTGTGCGGTGCTGCGGTTCACGGGTGGGACCACCTCTCCTCGATCGTTCACTCGGCGGGACCGGGGCCGTGTTCGGAGAACTCGCCCGGCCCGTCAGGGCTGGGTGAGCGCGAACATCACCACGTTCACGGCCATGCGCAGGGCCGCTTCACGCGCCTCGGGGGAATTGTCGTGCACGGCCGGGTCCTCGAGCCCGTCGCCGATGTCGGAACTCCACGAGTAGAAGATCGCCATTCGACCCTCGTGGAACACCCCGTAGCCCTGCGCCGGATCCCCGTCGTGTTCGTGGACCTTGGGCAGGCCGTCGAGACGATAGAAGGAATCGTAGATCGGATGATCCGACCCGATCGGGACGAGTTCGGCGTCCGGGTACAGGTCGGCCACCAGCTGCCGGAAGCTCGTGTCGATGCCGTAGTTGTCGTCGACCCAGAGGAATCCCCCGGCGTCGAGATAGCGACGCAGACGCTCGACGTCGGCCGGCAGTGGACGGATGACGCCGTGGCCGGTGGCGTAGAGCAGCGGATAGCGGTAGAGACGCTCGTCGTCGAGCGTCAGCGCGAGGTCGCGCTCCACGGAGGGGATCCCCGTCCGCCGGGCGAGCTCGGCGTGCAGATTGGGCAGGCTGCTGGGATCGGCGTACCAGTCCCCCCCGCCGGCGTACTGCAGACGCGCCACGCGCACACGCCCGAGGTCCTCGGTGAACTGGGCGGACGCCTCGACGGCGAGCGCGCCCACGACGAGGACCAGAGCGGTCGCGAGGAGTACGGGGCGGAACGTGAACATGGTCGAAGGTCTACGCCGGGGGTGACGAATCGTTCCGATCGGTGGCCTCGGGCCCACGGTCGGCCGCCGTCTCCGGAGCCGCGGCGAGCGACAGGGTCGCCACCGCGCCGGGCCGGTCGGTGCGATTCCGCAGGCCGATCGTCCCACCCATCTTCTCCATGAGACTGCGGCAGATCACCAGTCCCAGGCCGGTGCCGGTGCTCTTGGTCGAGAAGTACGGTTCGAACAGGCGGTCCTGCACGTCCGGGTCGATACCCGGACCTTCGTCCAGCACGTCGATCCGGACGCGGGCGCCCTCGGATCGGGCCTCCAGACGCACCGTACCACGATCGCCCATCGCCTGTCGGGCGTTCTCGACCACGTTCGTCAGGACCTTCAGCAGGGCCTCGCGCGAGCCGAGCGCCCGCAACGGGCCCTCGGTGTGGATCTCGATCGAACCGTCCCCCCGGGGCGACGGATAGAGGCTGCGAACTTCCTGCAAAAGCGGCTCGACCTCGATCTCGCCGAGGTCGTCGAGGCGCTCCCGGCCCAGCAGACTGAACTCCGAGGCGATGTTCCTCAGGCGTTCGACCTGTGCCTCGATCGTCCCCGTGTTCTCGCGGACGATGTCGTCGAGCCGCGGGTGGTCGTCACGCACGGCCTGCCGCACCATCTGCGCCGAGAGCTGGATCGGCGTCAGCGGGTTCTTGACCTCGTGGGCGACCTGGCGGGCCATCTGCGCGTACAGCGCCAGACGACGGCTCGCGAGCAGCTCGGTGACGTCGTCGAAGACCACCAACCAGCCCGGCCGGCCCGACTCGAGACGCGCCGGCGAGATCACCGTACGCAGCGTGCGGGGCCCGTCGGCCCGACCGAGCACGATCTCGGTGTCGGTGGGCGCGCCGGGAGGACCGAGGCCGCGCAACCGCCGGAGGAATCCTGCCTCGTCGTCGTCGAGCAGCGTGGTCGCCGCGCGGTTGCGCTCGACCACCTCGGTGTCCTCGTCGAGCACCAACACGCCCGCCCCCAGACTGCCCAGCACCGTCTCGAGGAAGGAGCGACGCGAAGCGAGCTGCCGGCGGCTCTGGTTCAGCGCGTCGGTCATGTGGTTGAACGAACGGACCAGCTGACCGATCTCGTCGCCGCCGATTTCCGGCACCCGTCGATCGAGCTCACCCCGCGCGATTCGATCGGTGGCAGCCACCAGGTTGCGGATCGGCCCCACGATCCGACCCGAGAGGGCCAGCCCCGCCCCCACGGCCAACACGAGGGCCAGCGAGCTCAGTCCGAATACGAACATCTGGCCACGACGGCGCTCGCGGGCGTCCTCGGTGGCGCGCGCGAACAGCCGGGCGGACAGCACGCCCCGTTGCGGCGAACCCGGCCCGGCGAGCACGGCGTACCCCTGCGCCACGGCCAGACCGCCGTGCTGTTCCGCCTCGACGACGCGACGCGCGGTCCCGCGCAGCACCGGCAGGGCGGCCGCGTTGAGCACCGGCGAGTACAAGCCGGCGCGGTACAGGGGCGCCTGGCTGCTGACCACGGCCCAGGGGCCGTCGTAGAGAGTCAGATCGGCGCGGATCGTCCGCGCGATCCGGTTGAGGTCCTCGTCGCGCAGGGCCCGCCGGACGTACACGGTGTGGGTGCGATCGTCGGGCCCGAGCACCGGGTACGCGCGCCCCAGGAACCATCCGAAGGCATCGACCTCGAGCACGAGTTCGCCGTCTTCGACCTGGCGCAGGAAGGCTTCGGCCTCCTCGGCGTCGCGGTCTCCGAGGGTCTCGTCGAGGATGAGCTCGCGCCGGGGATCGAAGACCATGACCTGGGCCGCCGCGAAGGGGCCGAGGGTGCGCGACGCCTCGGTGTTGCCACGCGCGATCACGTCCTGCACGTACTCGCCGCGGATCAGGGCGGTCGCGAGTTCGTCCAGGTTGCTCGCGAGCAGTTGCAACGCGGTATCGAGCCGGCCCGAGACCTCTTCGAGGTTCTCGCTGCGCGCCAGGGCCGCCCCGCGCCGCTCCTGGATCACGCCCAGCAGGAACACGGGCAGCAGCACGATGAGCAGCATCGACACCAGCAGGCGTTCCTCGAATCCGATCACCCCGAGCGCGCGTGGCCAGCGATCCCGTGGATCGACCCGCAGCAGACGGGCCAGGCCGAAGACCAGCATGGCCACCGTGGCCACCGCGAGGTAGAGCGCGGCCAGGCGGCTGAGGTCCAGCAGCCGTTCGACCAGCGTGGGTTCTTCGAAGGCGACGACCAGTTCGCGGCCTTCGCGCTCGACGCGCGCCACGTGCAGCAATTGCCCGTCGAGGCGTTGTCGCGTCCACACGCCCGGCGCCGGCAGGTCGTCCAACCGCAGGCCGACCAGCACCGGCGACGACGCCTTGAGGACCCGGCCGTCGCTGGGATGGCCGATCAACACCGCTTCGTCGAAGGTGCGGCGCGGAGCGAGATCACGATCGGGGGTCTCGCCGAGCAGCCGCAGCCCCACGGGCACGTTGTCCTCCAGCGGGATCGATCCCTCCGCGGCGGCATAGGGCAGATCGATGATCAGGCGGCTGCAGTCTCCCGCGACGGGTTTCCTCTCCAGGTCGATCCGTCCCCGGTAGACCAGGAAGGGTCCCTGCTCGGTGGCCAGCTCGATCGCCTCGACTTCGGTCGTCCGACGCATGGGGGCCTCGCGCCGCCAGTTCCGTAACGGCGTGGGCTCGTAGGGCAGACCGATGTCGAACTCGCTGATCAACCGGCCCTCGTCGTCGCGCAGCGCCACACGGCAGCCGAAGTTCTGCGACGGGAGCAGCGTGCGCGCCCAGATCTCGAAGGCCAGGTTGCTGCGATCGGCCTGCCGGTCACCGAGCCGGTGCAGCAGGGCCTCGTCGGCGGCGATCTCCTGCACCACGTCCCGGAGCAGGAAGCGCCGCCAGTTGTCCAGCGGCTCGAGCCGCTCCGCGGCGTCCTGCAGAGCCACCTCTTCCTTCTCGGCGTTGTAGACACGCTCCAGCCCCGTGCTCTGCACGCCGGCGAACCAGGTCAGTGCGAGCAATCCGGTGAGGACGCGCCGGCTGAAGGCGGGCGACCGGACCGCCGGCCGCATGGCCACGCCGAGCACCGGCACGAGCACACCCCAGAGTGTGGTCACCAGTGAGGCGTCGCCGACGATTCCGCGGGCAGCGATCGCTGCGGTGGCCGCGGCCAGACCGACCCACCCCGCCGTGTCCCCCCGGAACCACCGCTCCCACCCGAGGAGCAGCGCGACCACCAGCGGGAACAACAGCAACAACATGCCCACGTGCAGGGCCAGGAAGGGCACGGTGAAGAAGGGACTGTCGAGTCCGATCAGCAGCGGATTGGCGTTGCGCACCACCAGCGCCTGCACCACTTCGATCCAACCGAGCTGCGCCACGGACCCGGCGGCCAGGACCGCCCACACGAGTCCACGCATCCCCCGCGGACTCCGCCGCGCGCACAGTTGCCGCCAGGCCGGGACGAGGAGGATCACCGCCGAACTGACCAGCAGGCCGGTGAGCACGAAGTCGGCGGCCGACCGGAGCAGTCCCCAGCCGGCCGACGTGGCGAAGTAGGTGGGCAGGAAGAGCAGCGACAGCGTGCCCGTCTCCGGGGCGAAGGCCAGGTCGAGGACCCGGGCGCGCTCGAGCAGGATCCGCAGCCCCGTGGCGACCGCGATCGCGCCCAGGATCCCCGCCGTTCCCCGCGGGGTCACCTCGCGTCCCGGCCAGGCTCGCCAGGCAAGGACCACGAGGGGGACCAGCCCCAGGAGCAGGGCAACGGCCACGCGCTGTCCCTGCGCCTCCAGGGACCGCCGGCGTTGCTCGGCCAGCCGGGGCGCCTCGAGCTCGAGCCAGCACCACGGGGCGTCGGGAGGGACCCCGCGGAGCAGCGCTCCTTCGGGCAGGTCGCCCGGCTCGGGACGGCTCGGCCACAGGCGCAGGGACGCGCCGGAATCGGGCGCGAGCCAGTCACCCGGAGCCAGATCGAGCCCCAGACGCGGGAAGAGCGCATCGGACAATCCCAGGGACACGTCGCACGATGCCCGTCGGTCGCCGCGCCCTTCGGCCTGTACGATCAGGTAACGGCGGTAGCCGTAGTCGACGACCAGCGGAACGTCGGTGGGTCCGACGCGCTCCGGTCCCGGCACCGGCCCGGCCCAGGCGAGCAGCGAGTCGGCCCTCCACACGCTCACGGCCACGTCGAGACGGTCTCCGCCGACGTCCAGGGGGGTCACCACGGACTCGAGATCGTCGGTGGCCAGAGCCAGGGCCGCCCGCTCGGCAGCGGTGGCCCGGATCGTTTCGAGCCGATCCGCGGCGGCGTCCGCCGTGTCCTCGAGGGCTCGCCGGCTGCGCTCCTGCCACGCCGCCTCGTGCAGGTCCGCGGTGCGGACCAGCGGCCAGCCGAAACCCACTGCGGCGAGCAGGGCCAGTGCGGTCGCGGCACGGAGGGCGAGGCCGCCCCTGGACCACTGCCGCCGCATCGTGACGGTGAGCGCGGCCACGAGGAGCACCAGGCCGGTGGCGATCGATCCCCATTCCATCGAGGGCTGCCGCAGCACGAGTTCCAGCGCCACCACCGCGCCCACGGCGACGATCGGCCAGGATCGGGCGAGTGCCGGACGGGTGCTCGGTGTGAGCATGGGCGCCCGGGCTCAGCGGAGCTCGCGGACGGCCCGGACCGTCCAACGCCCGGTCGCCGTGTCGTGCCGCAGATCGAGGTAGAGGCGTCCCGAGAGTCCACGGGCATCGGACGTGGGGCGCCCGGTGGCGAAGTGCAGGACCACGAACGAGGCGTCGTCCTCCGGATCGAAGTCGGGGCACTGGCAGCACAGCGTGCCGTCGGCCGAACGCAGGAAGTCCGGCCCGAGGTCAGGGGCGGGCGGCGGGTCTTCGCGTCGAAGGGCGCGCTGCAACAGGATCGCGGCCTGCTCGCCACTGAACCGTCCGTCGGCCGCCGGCCGGCGGGTGTCGTCGGATCCCGGCAGGTTCAGGCGGACGTCGCGGGCTGCGAGCAGCTCCTGCAATGCAGCCGTCTCGAGGGTCGAGAACGCCCGGAGGATCTGCTGGCAGAGGGCCTCGTCGGTGCGGGGTGCGGACTCCTGCGCCCCGCTGCCGGCCGGTGGACCGAGAAGGAGCACGGAGATCAGCACCGTCAGCACCCGATGCAGGCCGGTGGAACGGACGGGAAGTGCGCGGGCACGCGGACTCATCGCGGGCTCCGGGGCTGGGCGGACAGGGCGACGCGGAAGGTCGGGGGCTCGGATCGTCGGACCCTTGAATCTACCACGAGGTCCGGGGTTCCCGGTAGCGACGCCCGGCACCGGAACGCGAAGACCCCGCCCTGGCGGGCGAGGTCTCCACGGAACGGATGGATCGCGACGGTCAGCTCCCGACCCTGGCCGGCTGCCGGCCGGAACCGCTGCCACTGCGCCGATTCGCGGTGCGCCAGTTGTACCAGGCCAGGAGCAGGGGCGTGGCCACGAAGATCGACGAGTAGGTGCCGACCACCACGCCGAGCACGAGCGCCAGCGCGAAGTCGTGGATCACCGGCCCGCCGAACAGGAAGAGGATCACCGCCACCATCAAGGTGGTGAAGGAGGTGATCACCGTGCGGCTGAGCGTCTCGTTCACACTCTTGTTCAGGACGCTCTCGTAGGTCTCCTTGCGCCGCATGCCCATGTTCTCACGGATGCGGTCGAAGACGACGATGGTGTCGTTCAGCGAGTACCCGATGATCGTCAGGAACGCCGCAAGGATCACCAGGCTGATCTCGTGGTCGATCAACGAGAAGATCCCCAGCGTGATCAACACGTCGTGGAACACGGCGAGCACCGCGGCGATCCCGAACTGCGCGGCCGAGAAGCGCAGGCCCACGTAGAGGATGATCAGGAACAGCGCGACCACGATCGACAGCGTCGCCGCACGACGCAGTTCGCTCCCGATCTTGGGCCCCACCTTCTCCTCGCGGCGCAGCTCGATCTCGCGATCGGGGAAGGCCTCCTGGAGGATCTCGGGCACGGTCAGCGTGCCGGCGTCGACACCGAGATCCATGCTCCCTTCGAGATAGACCAGCAGCTCTTCGTCCGAGCCGAAGTCCTGCACCTGCTGCATGCCGATGTCGGCGTTCTCGAGCACGGCGCGGGCGTCCTCGAGAGGAATGGCGGGCTCGGCGCGGACCTCGACGATCTGACCGCCGCGGAAGTCGATCGACAGGTTCGGCCCGCCCTTGGCCACCAGCGAGACGACTCCCGCCGCGATGATCAGGAAGGACAGGACGAAGCCGATCCTCCGCTTGCCCAGGAAGTCGATGTTCGTGTTCGTCAGGACTTGCATGGTTCTTTCCTCGCGGGCAGGGCCCGATTCAGATCCGGGACTAGATGCTCAGGCCCTTGGGCTGACGACTTCCCAGCCACAGGTCGTAGATCGTGCGCGTGAACACCAGCGCCGAGAACATCGACGTGAGGATGCCCACGCTCAGGGTCACCGCGAAGCCACGGATGGGGCCGGTGCCGAAGTAGTAGAGCACGAAGGCCGCGATGAAGGTGGTGACGTTGGCGTCGACGATCGCGCGCGTGGCCTGTGCGTAGCCGGCATCGATGGCGGCACGCACGTTCTTGCCGTTGCGCAGCTCTTCGCGGATTCGCTCGAAGATCAGCACGTTGGCGTCGACGGCCATGCCGACGGTCAGGATGATCCCGGCGATCCCCGGCAGGGTGAGCACCAGACCGAACTGGGCCAGGATCGCCAGCAGCAGCATGAGCGTGAGCGTGAGCCCCGCCGTCGCCAGCAGCCCGGCCACCTTGTAGTAGATGATGATGAAGACGATCACCGCGGCGCCGCCGATGAGGATCGACCGGACGCCCTGGTCGACCGAGTCGGCGCCGAGGCTGGGCCCCACCGTGCGCTCCTCGGCGATCTGCACGTCGGCCGGCAGGGCACCCGCCCGCAGCATGAGCGCGAGGTCCTGCGCCTCCTGGATCGAATCGAAACCGCCGGAGATCGTGGCGCGGCCGCCGCTGATCTTCGACTGGATGTTCGGCGCGCTGTGCACGCGGCCGTCGAGCACGATCGCCAGCTTGCGGTTGATGTTGGCGCCCGTGACGTTCGCGAAGCGCAGGCCACCGCGGCGCGTGAGCGTGAGGTTCACGAGCTGCATGCTCGGCCGGTCGGGATCGGGACCGATGACAGCGTTCTC
It encodes the following:
- a CDS encoding tetratricopeptide repeat protein; translated protein: MIRTMWTVVFGVALATMAPGASASPPTESAQRLQVPVPQAQDGARAEVEAVRRRVEVLARSGRVGQAIELLELREDERGELESSLSRRLARLYRDTGRWEDLAALLLRGVDGEENDLDIGQSRLLAEARYELGRTAEARATLDRLIDRNPGDTSLRRMVANVLGQRGRRAEAIEVLVEGRRISGDPLDFAQLLARFHAQLGQMPDAVREYCKVIVASPLNVSLVRGQILELASDAPQQVGTMLEVARAMAARHRDVPQIGIVVAELEMRAGDPDAAWNTLARLVGEPELTQEMLRLALAGLADSRLPDTDPDRVLPRLRLSARVARAMLANESVPASLEPRVYDTLVRSLLAMLENDAFGRLDRDAQFDILDETRRSIVEMQERFAGNRLTASALLRLAGVYVDALHEPEPAIELYELLSVNTSSSREEVNLARLGLARAHVAEGDTATAREMFESIGQDMDFVEGQGRAQYHLGMIDFMG
- a CDS encoding DUF4175 family protein, giving the protein MNRSTAHSDSSTRLKTRLRRELRWLRLRLVGHALIMLLGGVGLMGAAAVITVPGWSRLGEPAAWVLWALLGLAVGWAVVFELIRPLRRVANLKGFSRTLEEHGEYSNLLEAATQFSSHRHADPVVRGASPELVGEIVRRASEMADATRLAPRVPLVGVGGNVVLAGVALLLWIFVGLGAPERVHWATSVLANPSSLRTVQPTAGLYAVSGDQRVAVGGDLELTVHDFVEGDEDVVLELNRTGDFWQQKDTELAPVPEDPAPYRRARISLAGIEDPFRYRFRKGTAVSGTHRVEVRERPVITDLGMRLVPPSYTGREPRELENPGGSLTVLEGTRVEIEGHASSPLRAARRLDETGAHALQADGDRFAGELVVTEDTAFRIELVDREGLSSEALTTYRLLAQPDEVPSVRVTLPAEDLPLERDLKMEIAGLAADDVGLSRLDLVYRNELETAWNRVPLFVDGDSTRAPEEILDLEVDRGTLDVAVNFVWDLGLLDLIPGDAVVYALEATDNNDLEGGQVTRSRTWRLRLPTIAEVFDLDREERQGESRELKDLLSQGQDVREDLERLNRELMKDPEPDWDKQQEIRETLERQQALREKLQDSIGDMQQQLEEFERNNAGSLELAEKMETVQELMESLQDDESLKAYLEAMEEAMEQLTPHEVQRQMEDALTDQEEFNRRLDRTIELLRQLERERQMSDLVEEVNEYLRRQDQLAELTDPGEETDPQEGDPQEGDPQEGEQQDGEQQDGDPSESGEQQSGEPQDGEQQDGEQQDDEQTPPSQLDEEELARMQEQLREETERLQERLQEALEQMQQEQQEGGSQESPSAEEMRKALEKALEQLQQEGAPSESMQDAEDQLAEGDRQEAREQQDEARRRLLSLYEVMLEGQQMMQSAQGKFAGEQLQQLAFDLLQLSHREEEVVDALRETVRGQRTRALTREQGRIHRALDGLNTDLEELARQDFNIPERLLGEMRQLVTLADDTVDELQRNRGRRSRDTAVQVMGDMNEIVIALLTAAKSAQSGGGGSGSPMPSPSEQMRQLTEDQSRLNGMTQQLRERMQQGLNAEERRQLAELQAQQQSIREQLDEIREQIDDERRVLGDLEDLGEAMERVEDDLGLGELTEDLERQQERILSRLLDAERSVRERDFAKRREGRGSEDLFRTQIGEEGIPGVEERENALRRYTAPERAPEAYQDDVRRYFRSIQRELDRREGGRR
- a CDS encoding DUF4159 domain-containing protein encodes the protein MFTFRPVLLATALVLVVGALAVEASAQFTEDLGRVRVARLQYAGGGDWYADPSSLPNLHAELARRTGIPSVERDLALTLDDERLYRYPLLYATGHGVIRPLPADVERLRRYLDAGGFLWVDDNYGIDTSFRQLVADLYPDAELVPIGSDHPIYDSFYRLDGLPKVHEHDGDPAQGYGVFHEGRMAIFYSWSSDIGDGLEDPAVHDNSPEAREAALRMAVNVVMFALTQP